The Engystomops pustulosus chromosome 2, aEngPut4.maternal, whole genome shotgun sequence genomic interval ACAGATATACACAGACCCAAGGCTCTTTTGCAAGTTACATGCAGAGAGCATCACATGAACTCCccatccctccagagtgagcagggagaagCCCTTCCCCAAGCAATTAGTCTGTACTATTTCTTGGGCAAACAAAGTACAGTTTTGTAGATGTAAGCAGCACAGCCAGGAGATACCGTCATTGCAGGGACAGGCTGAGGAGGATCGCAAAGAAACTGCTGAACATAGGTAATGAAAGGCAAATCaacagctattgatttgtgaaagtaAAAATCAAATTTGCGCTGTCTGTCAGCTTTATTTATATTGCCATGTAGTTTGGTGCATAAAtctgaaaaaactatttttgccTTTCTGTGTAGGCCAAAGGTAGCCACAAAAAGAAACCGACTGGCAGACAGTGATGATGAGGAGCCAAGGAATGACCAAGGTTTGTTGAGTCAAAATTATACTGTGCATTAATGTTGCAACAACTGTACAAACCTTAGACAATCTCCATCTCCAGTCAAAGATATTGCTGAATTTCTTTCATTGGTGCTAAAATTAGATGGCTTCACTTTGCCATGGTCATCTGTGCGTAGTCATAACATGCCTGTGTGCCAGAGTAATCCTCTAAGGAACTCCATAAACACTTGACAGAGGTTAGAAGTGAAAATGAGTAATGGGTGCTTGCAGTAACATATGGAGCTATAACTTGTAGGGGTTTGATCTACATAAAAGGACTTTTGTTGGTAGGTCTTAAAACATTCTATTTTTCTTACCTTCTAATTTTATTAATAAGTATTTTTTAAACATCCAGATGAACAGCCAAGTGAATCAGGGGCAGCTACAGATTCAGAAGATGAAGACCTTCAGCCAACTAAGAAAAAGCGCCTTCGCATTGAGGATGAGGATGATGACTAATTTTTGGCATTGTTACAGCAATTTTTAGCAAATGTTAACTGATTGTACAATCTTTTTCTATATGATCAAGTTACATTGGCCtcaagttttacatttttatggatgCTCGTCTGATAAAATTGAGAATTGTTATATCTTAAATGATTGTAAGAAAACGCCAACTAGAagtctttataaaaataaattatgctTTGCAAATGCCATATAAGAATGTTCTGTGTTTTAAAGTCACATTTTCTGAGTTAGGTTAAATGTTTAGTGGAtgtgaaaataaaattgtgttgtAAATAAGGTTACAGATCTGTAAATAATTTATAATtctacaactgtattgcagtatatttctAGTATCTGGAAGCCCACTTCAGGAACTTCAGTAAATAAAAAGGTGCATAAATAGTAATGGAGCCCCATTGAGGTGCATGTTTCTGCCTTACTAATAATCTGTAGCCTCGGGCACATGACCATGTACTAGCATTAAATATTGCAGCACTCCAGGAAGTCTGATGATtttgtacaatgttcagaagctaaatgaaggtatagatcaggggtggcgaacctatggcacgggtgccagaggcggcactctgaaccctttctgtgggcacccaggccatcaccccagaatgaagttcgccagagagaactcaaagaatctgcctgtaGAATATTCCTACAATGATGGATGAATTTTCctccctcctttcaactgggttggtgtcctttggaggctgaaggattgaaagttgtcaatgaacaaagagaaatacattactgcttaaattgctgcgttggcactttgcaataaataagtggcttttggttgaagtttgggcactgaggctctaaaaggttcgccatcactggtatagataaaccctgtactctggtaatctaagaacattgtcagcacagaggaatcatgaagcgtCCGTTCAACTAGTGCCCATCCACACTGctaaatcttacactgaccacccTAGAGAGTAATGGGGACAAATATCAcaataaaattgcaaaaaaaattatctttattatgttatCATctttaggggattaaaatttgagaactttctttcatgagcaaaccccttcGCTCCGCGTTGTGGATATTGACTCAGAAGCAGAGCCCATGCATGAGGTCGGCTGTATGTGACAGCAGAGTCCCTGCACAAATAGCCAAAATCGCGATAGTCGTGGTCCCGGCTGTTTTAAACCTTTTGGTGACCGCAGCACTTACCCACCTCTTCCCCAGAGCGATCGTCACTCTCGGGATTGAACGGTGGTGCTCATCGTCTCCATGGCAACACTGGTCCAACAAAGGACCCCATGGCTGCTGAGTCTGACTGCCTGCTAGGACCTGAGCAGTCCAGGTATCgccctatgcatgtgcataagcTGACTGGTATAATACActaccatacatcatatatgaatatataaaacCAGGTCTACAGCTATTGCAAAGGTTCTGGCCTGAGCTACTCCACATAAATTTCTCTACATGTGACTTCTGTACCAGGTTTCTGGTTAATTGCTACAGCAGTCACTTGCAAAGCAGCTCAACGCACACAGCAGAATGCTCTACAGACTAAGGGCTTATTCAGACAGGTGTGTCAGCTGCGCATCTCTGAAAAATGCGGATGTGTGATGTCTGTGTGCGTACCGTATAGTATTCGCGTACAGATTTCAtcagtgtgtgtgtttttttttttttgtttgtttgtttttttctgcagATTCATTGACTTCTAAGGTCGGTAGTCTGCatgtgtgataaaaaaaaatccatgaaaaaaacggatgtgtgaacagacccataggaatcaatgggtaagtatgccatccgcaaaaaaaaaaaaaagatggcttaCAAACCTCAAACGTCTGTCTGAACgagccctaagggtgatgccacacatggtgttttgaatctgtttttggcacgtttttaagcaaaaagcatgcgttttgcttaaaaacaggccaaaaacgggttcaaaacgccatgtgtggcatcacccaaagGCTGGTGATGCAGACTGACCTCTGTGcataatattgatatatgatgcatggagttctTGTTTAcctgatatgtagcagagctgtccgTACTGTGTTGGTGCTCCTACATATTGGGGGAAACAagaactccatgcatcatatacaggcggtcccctagttacaaacggaccactggatattggtaatttattgtactttagtcctaggctacaataaacagctgtaacagttatcacaggtgtctgtaatgaagctttagtgttaatcctggttcttatgacaacccaacatttttaaaatccaattgtcacagagaccaaaaaaaaattactggctgggattacaatgataaaatataaagttccgacttgcatacaaattcaacttaagaacaaacctacagaccctatcttgtatgtaacccggggactgtctgtataaatATTATGCAGAGTTCACTCCACAGCAGTGTGATCAGTCGGTGGCACTTCTCACATTTGTGATTGTGAACTGATGTGAAACAAAAGTAAATTAAGAATATTTTAATTGTTTAATAGACCAGGTATAATTTTCATCAGCAACTATACTGATGACCTCCCAAAAATATCTATTATTACTGATTAACTGTGGCATCAATAGTCTGTTTATTCCCTGGAATACATATTTTATAAGTGCAAACTATTGACCATTAAAACCTTAAAAATATATTGTACTTTCATGCATATTCCAGGTCCAAAAATGCCTTGCTACAGCTGACCTCCTGCAAAACTGCTTACTTAGCTGCCAAAACCTTTGTGAGGGAATGTCAAGGTTTGACATTACTGACATCTTACATGTTTACCAAAGTACGGTAACACTCCTGGGACTTTATACAGTGGGTGGAAAGCTGGCCTACAGGTCACTAGTCATTATTGGCtacagagtatcacacaggatctcCCAACCAAGGCACCAAACGTAAAGTAAGTaagacatatatacatttatatgtattttattcatttacaTATAGTACAATGCTGTTCTGAACATGTAAACCTATAAAGCCTGTAAAAATATGCCAGAACTAACTATAAGAATTaaaatttaatatttaaaaataaccTCGTCACCCTCTGCCCAGTAATGTTGTGTTAGGAGGGTTGCTGAACAGTTTAGAAGCTCCAAGTCaagtcttatagagcaggaggagctgaacagattgatcTATAAGTCTGAGGAAAAAGATCCAGAATAATTTGTATTTCCTACTATTTGTATATGTGTCAGATAGGACTATACCCCATTAGTAGTTCACATCATCACAAGAGCAGACATTCAAATGTAGAAATGACAATAAATACTCAATATTTACCCACAAGGATATGTCAGTCTGTACAGctattcttgctctataacaggcttgCTGCAGCTCCTTCCCTAAAAATTAACTATTTTCAAACAGTTTTTATGCTGTTTTCTAGAAGACGCTCTATGCATCACAATAAGTCTGCTGTAGACTATTATAATCTAGAGCAGtgaaggcgaaccttttagagaccgagtgcccaaaccgcAACCCttagtgccaacacagcaattctagcattaactttttaaaatcttcttgctccgtgctgtagcacagctttcaacggtcctgaggacaccaatatcgttgacaggaggagggaaaattcagattgccattggagcttcccttgacaacccactgaagaggaagaattgtggggccaacaGCAGGAgtttcaatggctccaatgaaaATCCGACCATGTCCACATCtattcttcctgcagtctcactttaaaataacgctgagtATGTCACAGTCCTGTAGGAGGATCTCTTAAGTCCTGTTTTATTCTGTGCTGGggaaacagcctgagtgcccaatgagagggctcagagtgccacctttggcacccgtgccataggttcgcccccACTGATCTAGAgccatgaggctgctgtaaagtaTATCACTATTCTGGTTGACAGAGCAGAGGGTGAATGGCAGCTAACGTATTCTTGTACAAACATACACGcatgtatatacttttttttttttaatttaaatctaccattcatgaaaaaaaagaaaatagaaaatgaTTGATCCATTCCATTTAATGAGACAATGCATTAAGCTACAGAGCAACCCCTCCCCAATGTCCCAGATTCATCCCGGGCAGCAGGAGGTATATAAAGGAATGGTGAAAAAAGAAGCCATCTGCTTAGCTACACCCCTGCAGATGTACTGACCCCATCAATCCTGCTGACGGGAGCTGCTGAAGCACAATGAGGAGAGGTGAGTATCAGATTTGTGGGGTAGTGTGGGGTTTGTTGAAAAAGCAGGTAAATAATGGGGCATTATAAATCAGGGGTGCTACAAGAAAGGATGCAATATAAGTGAGtggtatggagggggggggggggtactttaAGGACCAAAAAAGGGGCATTGTTAGTGAGGCTATGGGAAGGCTCGTAAGTCAGGGATAAATTAAGAAAAGAAAGGAGGCTTCATTAGTTGGTAGGTCACATTAGGGGGCAATATAATGAGGACCACAAggaagcattatacagtgtggtggcCGCAGTAAGTGGAAATGTGGGCTGTCACAGAACCAGGCATTATACTATGGGGTGGTCACTAATGGAGACATTATATATTGTGTGAACCTGAAAATGAGATATTTTACTTTGTGGGCATACTGGGTTTAGGACCTAAACATTTTCCACAAGTTGTATACCTTATTCCAAAAGTTGGGTGGTTTGCTTACATTATAAATTtcttatacatagataataggaAACAAACCATGGAATGCATAGGGGGATATGTATCAGAGCTGGTGAGAATGGAGGGGCATGAAGCGGGTGGGATTGGTGCAGAATATTCCTGCCCcttgcactcactatagcctgcgacAGTCCAAGCTCAACAGTCGCTGGTTAAAAGCACAAATCTATGACAAGCGGGACCTGGCTTAGAATTGTATATGTTTCACACATATAATAAACAATCCCCATAAATTCCATGTATGTTATTGGTAAATGAAAGCACTTACATTTAtttctcctgtttttttttacaccttgCTTTATGTGTATTATGTTATCACACATCTGCCGTCTTTATTTTCATTTCAGATATGGAGCTCACGTTTCATTTTGTGATTTTATTCTTGTTACATCCCATGGTGTACAGCCGACCTTATGTCACAGCTGGCACGCTAAAAAATGGCATTGAAGCCACTGACACTATGGAAAGACTTCTATCTGCAGAAGACTTCTCCTGGGCCACAGGAAACCAGACATGTCACCAACTCCTGAAGGATTGTAAAGAGTTTCTTGGCTTTCTCGCTCCATCTTCATCCTGGATTCTTAAACCTTCTCTGGCGCTGGGCTTTTTGCAGGTCggatgtttaacagaacaggatcCTTTCTTTTTGGAGCTAATTCAAGATGAGGCTTCAAGTAAAATGTTTCTTATTATGGCAAAGCAGTTAAAAACATCTAGTTACCAAACTATAAACTCTCACAAAAACCAACAACATATTTGGAAGCTTGATCTACTAAGATTCAATTTGGAGTCTCTTTCCATGCATGGTATGCCCCCAGCACATCACATACATTGCTCTCGGATCCGACAGGAGGAGCAGAACTTTCTTTTAAATGGTAGTACTCTAGGGCTTCATTCATCCCTGCAGCATGCTAGGCACCATTGTATTAGCTTAGGCTCGGTTTGTGCTGGTATATCTTCTGATAACATGGGGCAGTTTAAAAGTGTAGCGAAGGCTGGTGGGTATATAATACCACATGCTGGGTCAAAGCTATGGCTGCACCACTGCATTGGTAGACACCTAAGGAGGCGTTCTGCTGACCCCGAGTGTCAAAGCGATAAAGAATTGCGCATCCATAATGTCATGCAATGGATTCCAGTGGTCAGTGGATATTACAGTGCTGGGAGTGCTGTTTATTATGCCACACAAGGATGCACTGCTTATGCAGAAGACAGAGCCATTGAAGCTTCAGTTAGCATAGGTTATGACGCCTTATTTGGTGCCGCTGATGGAATATCTGGGGCAATAGGCTTAGGATTAGGTGTGGCTGTGAAACCTGCATTAGAATCTGGTGTAAAATCGGCTATAGGCTACTTTAAAACAAAATTGTCAGGTTAAACATTCTAGTTATTGACAGCCTTTTTTATGTGAGTGTGTCTAGAGACCTAGTTGTCCATCATTGAATAGATTTGCCCATAGAGTTATTAaagtgaacctatcaccaggaatgtgatttttagctggtgacaggttccaaaagcctattctgtgctgatttttaaaatgtctttgtcagcattctgaatcgttttagtagtttatattagtttgatttacattacctggctcctgcCAGCAGAGTGTGGCGAGCTGCGGAAGTGCAGCGGCAGCCTATATCTCCTCATACATTTTTCCTTTCTTCCACAAGATCCCCCTCCCTGCTCAACTAACATGACAGAAAGTGGAGAGGGGGACTCTGGGACTAACATCacaatgctggcagggagccaggtaatgggaATTCAACTTACATAAACTGCTGAAACGATTCATaatgctgaaaaaggcatttttaaaatcagcatagcataggccagtgatggcgaaccttttagaggctgagtgcccaaatttcaaccaaaagctgcttattttttgcaaagtgccatcacagcaacttaagcagtaatttatttctgtttgttctttgacaattttcaatcgttcagTCTCCTAAAGACACTAACGCAGTTGataggaggagggcaaattcatctatcattgtaggaagattctgcaggaagattctttgagtcctgtctggtgaacttcattctgggcataggttcgccaccactggcataggctattagaacctgtcaccagctaaaaatgacatttctgatgacaggttccctttaagacaaaaatagtcaggtttttttttttttttttaattatctaaGACTTAAGAGTCCAACGGTATAGATCTGTCTAAAAGCACACGTGTATGCAGATACAGGCTACATATACTAAATTTAGTAATAGAACTTCAGACATAAAGCCagatgtgtatattgtatagatGTAACCACGCTATGGTTTGAGACCCGTGAAGGCTGTACGGTAGTCTAGAATTATTATTTCTGCTCTGTTAATGGGGCTAAAAATAATTGATACATATGTAAATAAGACTAGCCACGGAGAATGGGACTTAGTTTGTGTAACATGAAAAATCCACGCATCGAAAATACATGAAATAACACAAAAGGAAAAGAGATGTGCATTTGGATCAAATGGTAACTTTATTAAATAATACAATTGTTAAAAACATTGTTGCCTTCCCATCTTCTTATTGATGCTGCAGCGCCAACGTCTTATTCTGGGGGCTCAGAGGCAGCAGATAGGATTGAGTGCAGCCCGGTGCTGGGATCTACATGGAGGTAGACGGGAGGAAGAAGAGAGGGGTCCTGCCGTCCTCTCCACCTCCCCCTACAGCTGTGTGTGACCCTCCGTGCTGTGCTGGACGTACAGTATAACAGATGCTGCCGCACATGCTTTATAGGTCAGTGTACACAGACTGCAGGTGACACTGTGCAGGTGATCACTACACGCCGCCTCAGGCTCAAAAACGTCATTGACCCCGGGCACAAGCCACGCCCACAGCATGACACAAAACCTGGGAAATAGGAATGAAACCTACACAAGCTCCGCCCCTACCCTGATGTTGTGCCCGTCTGCTTTTGAGTATCCAATCGCTGATAACTGTAAGCTAGGGGGGTGGGCTTTTCAACATCCTCCCGCCCCGTTTCACCATTTGGCTTATCCTGATTGGCTACTATCCAATGATTGACTTGCGGGACCACCAATGGGAGCTTGTGACTGAGTGTCCGCCTTCGCAGTGTCTCAGGCTGCCCTTGCCTGTGGTGTGAGGCGGACGGTGGCTGCAGATTCTTGTGGTAATGGTCTTGTCCTGTGACTGGCTCCGTGCTCTGCAGTGAGAGCTCATGCTGTATGGCTCGGGGTCAGCCCCGTTATATGAATAGACAAGCCCCGGGCTCATGGTATTGTCACTGCCTTTATGTTTCTGGAGCTCGTGTGTGACTATTGTTTATGTGgaattattattgatattattactgctatagtgtgtgtatatatatatatatatatatatttatttataattatacaGTAAGAATAGTAATAATTGTGTCTATACCAGTGCTGTGATCCATAGAACTACATGGCGCAGAAGTGTCTAATATATGCTAATTTTCTcataaggctactggggcatggagtagccgcgcctcgGAGCGGGTGCTAAGACTATCCCAGTAGCCTCATTCCTTCCCTCCAACCCTAACCTCAGCACGCAGAGTACTGGAGCtgagaagctggagttctgcgcatgcgctgagGATAGGGTTGGAGGGaacgaaagaggctactggaccTTGGAATAGGCTTAGCACCTGCTCCGTggccagctactccatgccccagtagccttttgagaaaattagcatatatataaaacaaaattttTAGACAGATCTGGGCCAGTAAAGGATAGGGCTTATTTATAGTAAAGGAACctgccatcggatctaccttgttagatttcctttaaagggaacttgtcatcagggacctcattttcactagagaCTGACtggagaagcccattacagctgcattgtaaatatgtctttctgctttctctaagcatttgcattacaataaaattgtgtgttataacttaccttccaccctgacagaatcctctgtgaagTCCTAGTTGTTGGGCTTTGggttttgatgcatttcaaaaaacatgtgacttgcctgtgctgctcactcctccacTCTCATCTCCCaccattgtgctcctgtacagctcctccctctcccactgatgtcagctcaccaggctgtgagctctatgaaggagcaggagagagttgttgtacagaagcacaaaggtgggggctgagagcttagGAGTCTGCAGCTTgaacaagtcatgtgttgttttttgaaatgcaaccaAACTAAATCCCAacacctgggactacacagaggattcgcccaggtaacacacaattatattgtaacgcAGATGCTTAAAGAAGGCAAGAAGACAtaattgcaatgcagctgtaatgggcttctgcaacctgtctttagtgaaaatgaggtccctggtgacaggttccattgaaAGGCTATTGAGTTATATAAATGATGCGCTGCTGCAGATCTCTTTCCGACTTTTCCTATGGTGGCTATTTTAGTTGCGTGGAGGCTTGGAGTAAAAAATGGAGATGGACCACTGCACTGCTTCATCGTAAGCGAGCCAAGGTTAATTCATCAGAGTTTTATTTTTCATGACGAACAGGAAACTAATCCCTTCATGAGGTTAATTAAAATCACTTTAAAAACAGTCTCCTAATGTGTTCATTTTGTAGCAGGATAGTTCCACAGTATAGTCAACTTATACCCTTATCACTACAAGTATTTCACCATAATATATTGTTGCAATactgcatttattttattttatcatatCTTTAAAAATACAAGAAATCACCACAATGAATATAGGTTGGTCAGCTATATACCGTAAGTATGTTTCTCTCTATGTATTTAGTAGTGTAATTTCAAGTCTATAAATACAAAATGTCATttaatattcatatttttttagTTTACAAAAATGGTTTTCAAAGGGGTATTATGTACATTAATATACATCAAATATAAACTTTCTTCCAAGCGTAATTTGCATTTTTCTGGTATTTTtttcctgtgtatatacacacatattttttagtgtttttaattaACCTGATGAAGTGAGTGCTCCGCTCCTGATTCCTGTTTGTCACGAAAAATAAAGCTCTTTGAAGAATTAGCCTTGGTTTGTTTATGGTGCAGCAGCGCAGTGGTCCatctccatttttcactccaaaccTCCATAAGTGAAACAAGGGAGGGAACAGGACTTACTGGTGGCCCATAGAGGCGACCAGCGTATTGTGCTTCGTCCAGCAGTAAGCAATACTGTGGCAGTAATAAATTCCGCAGTGAGCTCCTCACTCCATTGCAACCGGGGCAAACGATGCAACGCATGCGCATCGAAAATAAAGACACTTCTCAGTGCGCATGACGGAGGAAGAAAGCACACCGTGCAAGCATTCCTATCACTTGCTGATGTAAgcaagaggagggaggaggaatagAGAGGATGTGAGAGGGGTGGTTTTGAGGCAAGCAACCCTAAAGCAAAGAGGGATGGGAACGCAGACTGTCAGATTAATAATGATAATAGCTGTAGCCCCCGGCAATGCCCGGAATAGCAAATAACTGCTTCTATctaaaacaaaatagaatggtTTAACAAACAAACAATATTTTATCTCTCTCACTCTATCtatctcaatggggcacatgtatcacttgttttatttttccacttttttaaagTTGGCTAAAGTCAAGATAGTTTAACAGTGTTATGTATCTTTCAAAAGTTGTGAAAcatatctgtttttttctttgtgtgtgtgtgtgtgtgtgtgtgtgtatgtggggggggggggtgttagatTTTTTGCAACTCtttaggtgcatgtatggaactAAACATGGGGTCAGCTGTGCTTTGATTTGCACCtaaaagtctctaatttgctctACAAAAGTTGCAAAGCAAAGAAAACATATGtctaaatataaaaacacaaaaagaagaaaaaacttaTTAAAATAGAAATTGGAGCAAATGTATtttctatctctatatctatctgtgTCTACATTTATCTGTCCCCCTCCTTCTGTCCCTCCCTTGTTCTCTGTCTCTCCATTGtatctcacacataagtgtcttatagtcATTGCTTATAGTAGCCATTAAAAtcttagagctcatattaatgacctatggcatgagttgtgattggttgctaactggCAAACCAGCAGAAGACATTGATGGTTATGGTGGTTAATAATGTATTTAGGAAAGCATGGGGTGAACATTTCGACTCAAACCCTAGTCTATGACGtctatggtgcagattcctttagtggaaacacatatatatacacacacacacacacacacacaaactgctTTATACACtgatcaaaaaataaagggaacatttAAACAACACAATAGAAGTAAATCAaaattctgtgaaatcaaactgtccactaggaagcaacactgattgacaatcaaatTTACAGGCAATTAtcaagacacactcaataaaggagtggttctgcaggtgggtaCCCCAGACTACTTCTCATTACtgatgctttctggctgatgtttttgtcaattttgaatattggtggtgctt includes:
- the APOF gene encoding apolipoprotein F, with the translated sequence MELTFHFVILFLLHPMVYSRPYVTAGTLKNGIEATDTMERLLSAEDFSWATGNQTCHQLLKDCKEFLGFLAPSSSWILKPSLALGFLQVGCLTEQDPFFLELIQDEASSKMFLIMAKQLKTSSYQTINSHKNQQHIWKLDLLRFNLESLSMHGMPPAHHIHCSRIRQEEQNFLLNGSTLGLHSSLQHARHHCISLGSVCAGISSDNMGQFKSVAKAGGYIIPHAGSKLWLHHCIGRHLRRRSADPECQSDKELRIHNVMQWIPVVSGYYSAGSAVYYATQGCTAYAEDRAIEASVSIGYDALFGAADGISGAIGLGLGVAVKPALESGVKSAIGYFKTKLSG